A genomic segment from Actinomadura hallensis encodes:
- the rny gene encoding ribonuclease Y yields the protein MESVLLGAALLVALVALVIVVLWRPGTPGKAAAEIARAQGEADQIRAKAQREAEEVLERAERDAQRIASAARAEAEEEGRALREDLRSLREDLERREARLAEREQRLDGEVRRLEEWQGRLTETKRALEVRERELDGVAEERRKVLERAAGLTAAQAKAELVASIENQAKREAIPITREIENAARAEGEKRARKIVTLAIQRVASEQTAESVVSVLHLPSDEMKGRIIGREGRNIRAFESTTGVNLIIDDTPEAVLLSCFDPVRREVGRLTLEKLVLDGRIHPQRIEEVYERSKRDVEQLCVRAGEDALVEVGIADMHPELIALLGQLRYRTSYGQNVLKHLIESAHLAGIMASELRLPVDVAKRGTLLHDIGKALTHEVEGSHALIGAEIARRYGEDEDVVHAIEAHHNEVEVRTVEAVITQAADAISGSRPGARRESLEAYVKRLERLEEIAREKHPGVEKVFAMQAGREIRVMVKPDAVDDIQAQVIARDIAKQVEDELTYPGQIRVTVVRESRATEFAR from the coding sequence ATGGAGAGCGTCCTGCTGGGTGCAGCGCTGCTGGTGGCCCTGGTCGCTCTCGTGATCGTCGTTCTGTGGCGGCCGGGAACGCCGGGCAAGGCGGCCGCGGAGATCGCCCGTGCCCAGGGCGAGGCCGACCAGATCCGCGCCAAGGCCCAGCGTGAGGCCGAGGAGGTCCTGGAGAGGGCGGAGCGGGACGCGCAGCGCATCGCGTCCGCCGCGCGGGCGGAGGCCGAGGAGGAGGGCCGGGCCCTCCGCGAGGATCTCCGCTCCCTCCGGGAGGACCTGGAGCGCCGGGAGGCGCGGCTCGCCGAGCGGGAGCAGCGCCTCGACGGGGAGGTCCGGCGCCTGGAGGAGTGGCAGGGGCGGCTCACCGAAACCAAGCGGGCGCTGGAAGTGCGCGAGCGGGAGCTCGACGGCGTCGCCGAGGAGCGCCGCAAGGTGCTCGAGCGGGCGGCGGGGCTCACCGCCGCGCAGGCCAAGGCGGAGCTGGTCGCCTCCATCGAGAACCAGGCCAAGCGCGAGGCCATCCCGATCACCCGCGAGATCGAGAACGCGGCGCGGGCCGAGGGCGAGAAGCGCGCCCGCAAGATCGTCACGCTGGCGATCCAGCGGGTCGCCAGCGAGCAGACGGCCGAGTCGGTCGTGTCGGTCCTGCACCTGCCGAGCGACGAGATGAAGGGCCGCATCATCGGCCGCGAGGGCCGCAACATCCGCGCGTTCGAGAGCACCACCGGCGTCAACCTGATCATCGACGACACGCCGGAGGCGGTCCTGCTGAGCTGCTTCGACCCCGTGCGGCGCGAGGTCGGGCGGCTGACGCTGGAGAAGCTCGTCCTCGACGGGCGGATCCACCCGCAGCGCATCGAGGAGGTCTACGAGCGCAGCAAGCGCGACGTGGAGCAGCTGTGCGTGCGGGCCGGCGAGGACGCGCTGGTGGAGGTCGGCATCGCCGACATGCATCCGGAGCTGATCGCGCTGCTCGGCCAGCTGCGGTACCGCACGTCCTACGGGCAGAACGTCCTGAAGCACCTGATCGAGTCCGCGCACCTCGCGGGGATCATGGCGAGCGAGCTGCGGCTCCCGGTGGACGTCGCCAAGCGGGGCACGCTGCTGCACGACATCGGCAAGGCGCTGACCCACGAGGTCGAGGGCAGCCACGCGCTGATCGGCGCGGAGATCGCCCGCCGGTACGGCGAGGACGAGGACGTCGTGCACGCCATCGAGGCGCACCACAACGAGGTCGAGGTCAGGACCGTCGAGGCGGTCATCACGCAGGCCGCCGACGCCATCAGCGGCAGCCGCCCGGGGGCGCGCAGGGAGTCGCTGGAGGCGTACGTCAAGCGCCTGGAGCGGCTGGAGGAGATCGCCCGCGAGAAGCACCCGGGCGTCGAGAAGGTCTTCGCGATGCAGGCCGGCCGCGAGATCCGGGTGATGGTCAAGCCCGACGCCGTCGACGACATCCAGGCGCAGGTCATCGCCCGCGACATCGCCAAGCAGGTCGAGGACGAGCTGACGTACCCGGGTCAGATCCGCGTCACCGTGGTCCGCGAGTCCCGCGCCACCGAGTTCGCCCGGTGA
- a CDS encoding regulatory protein RecX encodes MTEPARKGRRKQAAADPEGAAREICLRMLSASPRTRAELADALRRKGIPDETAEAVLGRFTDVGLIDDEAFAQAWVQSRHAGRGLARRALAHELRRRGVADETVNDAVETLDPAQEEETARALVARRLPSTRGADPARRMRRLVGMLARKGYPPGLAYRVVREALTEEGADPELIPDPPD; translated from the coding sequence ATGACTGAGCCGGCGCGGAAGGGCCGGCGGAAGCAGGCCGCTGCGGATCCCGAGGGGGCCGCGCGGGAGATCTGCCTGCGGATGCTGTCCGCGTCGCCCCGTACCCGCGCGGAACTCGCGGACGCACTGCGGCGCAAGGGCATCCCGGACGAGACCGCCGAAGCGGTGCTCGGGCGGTTCACCGACGTGGGCCTCATCGACGACGAGGCGTTCGCGCAGGCGTGGGTCCAGTCCCGCCACGCCGGGCGCGGCCTCGCCCGGCGGGCCCTCGCCCACGAGCTGCGCCGCCGCGGCGTCGCCGACGAGACGGTCAACGACGCCGTCGAGACGCTCGACCCCGCCCAGGAGGAGGAGACCGCCCGCGCCCTCGTGGCCCGCAGGCTCCCGTCCACCAGGGGCGCCGACCCGGCCAGGCGCATGCGGCGGCTCGTCGGCATGCTCGCGCGGAAGGGCTACCCGCCCGGCCTCGCATACCGCGTGGTCAGGGAGGCCCTGACCGAGGAGGGCGCCGACCCCGAACTCATCCCCGACCCTCCGGACTGA